One Candidatus Sulfotelmatobacter sp. genomic region harbors:
- a CDS encoding dioxygenase: MTTDTPVLPVTESALARAGMTPDPRLREIMTSLIGHLHAFVTEVKLTPDEWTAAISFLTRTGHACTDLRQEFILLSDTLGVSVLVDEMANPKPPPATPSSVLGPFYTHDAPEIAHGDTIARSGKGELTYVRGTVRDMQGKPIPGALVEAWETDGEGTYDTQYAVREAPDYRGYLHTGPDGRYAFYAVKPVSYSVPTDGPVGEMLRAAGRLSMRPAHLHLKVSAAGYEPLTTSAYTAGDPYIDADAVYGVKPELIRTYEPYKPEAHGALDPAPQWVLDFDIVLPAA; encoded by the coding sequence ATGACGACCGACACGCCGGTGCTCCCGGTTACCGAATCCGCCCTGGCCCGTGCCGGGATGACGCCTGATCCGCGCTTGCGCGAGATCATGACCTCGCTGATCGGGCACCTCCACGCCTTCGTGACGGAAGTGAAGCTGACGCCCGACGAGTGGACGGCGGCGATCTCGTTCCTCACCCGCACCGGGCACGCGTGCACCGACCTGCGCCAAGAGTTCATCCTGCTCTCCGACACGCTGGGCGTCTCGGTGCTCGTCGACGAGATGGCCAATCCCAAACCCCCGCCGGCGACGCCCAGCTCGGTGCTCGGCCCGTTCTACACCCACGATGCGCCCGAGATCGCGCACGGCGACACGATCGCGCGCAGCGGTAAAGGCGAGCTGACGTACGTGCGCGGGACCGTGCGCGACATGCAAGGCAAGCCGATCCCGGGCGCGCTGGTCGAAGCGTGGGAGACCGACGGCGAGGGCACCTACGACACGCAATACGCGGTCCGCGAAGCGCCCGACTATCGCGGTTACCTGCATACCGGACCCGACGGCAGGTACGCGTTCTACGCGGTCAAGCCGGTCAGCTATTCCGTTCCGACCGATGGCCCCGTCGGCGAGATGCTGCGCGCCGCCGGCCGGCTCTCGATGCGGCCCGCACATCTCCATCTCAAGGTTTCCGCCGCCGGATACGAACCGCTGACGACCTCGGCGTACACGGCGGGCGATCCCTACATCGACGCCGATGCGGTCTACGGCGTCAAGCCGGAGCTGATCAGGACCTACGAGCCCTACAAGCCCGAAGCACACGGCGCGCTCGATCCCGCGCCGCAGTGGGTGCTCGACTTCGACATCGTGCTGCCGGCGGCGTGA
- a CDS encoding Rieske 2Fe-2S domain-containing protein, which produces MSDWRSLRFAPAPGTRLCALDEITPTGLEVVFGEGKDAFRVAVFNTPAGVRAYLNRCPHFGIPLNVKPTFTLHRDQVLCVSHFALFRLVDGFCVEGPCMGAGLEPIPLRVAGDGLVIA; this is translated from the coding sequence GTGAGCGACTGGCGGAGCCTGCGCTTCGCCCCCGCGCCGGGTACGCGGCTGTGTGCGCTCGACGAGATCACGCCGACCGGTCTGGAGGTCGTCTTCGGTGAAGGCAAGGACGCATTTCGCGTCGCCGTCTTCAACACGCCGGCCGGCGTGCGCGCGTACCTGAACCGCTGTCCACACTTCGGCATCCCGCTCAACGTCAAGCCGACCTTCACGCTGCACCGTGACCAGGTGCTCTGCGTGAGTCACTTCGCGCTGTTCCGTCTCGTCGACGGATTTTGTGTGGAAGGCCCTTGCATGGGTGCCGGCCTGGAGCCGATTCCACTGCGAGTCGCCGGGGACGGATTGGTGATCGCGTAG
- a CDS encoding MFS transporter, translating into MATPEGKVGASAPAVSGSAWAVLRERPFRALWLADFINNLGFFAQAVGAGWLMTSLTSDAHVIALVQTATSLPLFVLAIPAGILADLVDRRRLIRDANILLTLVAAALAALTFAGHASVFALLAFTFVLGAIDALQEPAWGALIPEVVSARALPSAIALNGIGFNLTRVLGPPIAGFLVAVTGPAAAFAINAASFVPTIAVMRPRAGWRWPTRTAFADGFAKTWSVARTSVGVRRVLARNAAFSTCSSVLFALMPLLVREHFHGSAVQLGVLLGALGAGSVTIAQFFGEVRTRLGIEGAVFIGTVTLGACVIVAGCTPWFPLAVVALFVAGFGWLTVLSTLNTSIQFAVDPQHRAAGFALYLVTSQGINAVGAALWGIVASAGGVGTAFVAAGALFIILGAATRRIPLPWSQ; encoded by the coding sequence ATGGCCACTCCCGAGGGGAAGGTGGGGGCGAGCGCGCCGGCGGTCAGCGGCAGTGCCTGGGCGGTGCTCCGCGAGCGGCCGTTTCGGGCGCTCTGGCTGGCGGACTTCATCAACAATCTCGGGTTCTTCGCGCAGGCGGTCGGCGCCGGTTGGTTGATGACGTCCCTGACGTCGGATGCGCACGTGATCGCGCTCGTGCAGACGGCGACCTCGCTGCCGCTGTTCGTCTTGGCGATCCCCGCCGGCATCTTGGCGGATCTCGTGGACCGGCGACGGCTGATCCGCGATGCGAACATCTTGCTCACGCTGGTCGCCGCCGCGCTCGCGGCGCTGACGTTCGCGGGGCACGCGTCGGTGTTCGCGCTGCTGGCCTTCACCTTCGTGCTGGGGGCGATCGACGCGCTGCAAGAGCCGGCGTGGGGCGCGCTCATTCCGGAGGTCGTCTCGGCGCGCGCGCTGCCGTCGGCGATCGCGCTCAACGGAATCGGCTTCAACCTGACCCGCGTGCTAGGGCCGCCGATCGCCGGTTTCCTGGTCGCCGTTACCGGGCCGGCCGCCGCGTTCGCGATCAACGCCGCCTCGTTCGTGCCGACCATCGCGGTGATGCGGCCGCGTGCCGGATGGCGGTGGCCGACCCGTACGGCGTTCGCCGACGGGTTCGCCAAGACGTGGTCGGTCGCGCGAACGTCGGTGGGCGTGCGGCGCGTCCTGGCCCGCAACGCGGCGTTCTCGACGTGCTCGAGCGTCTTGTTCGCGCTCATGCCGTTGCTCGTGCGCGAGCACTTCCACGGTTCGGCGGTGCAGCTCGGCGTACTGCTCGGCGCGCTCGGCGCGGGCAGCGTCACGATCGCACAATTCTTCGGCGAGGTCCGCACGCGTCTGGGGATCGAAGGGGCGGTCTTCATCGGGACGGTGACCCTGGGCGCGTGCGTGATCGTCGCCGGCTGCACGCCGTGGTTTCCGCTCGCCGTCGTCGCGCTGTTCGTCGCCGGTTTCGGCTGGCTCACGGTGCTCTCGACGCTCAACACCTCGATCCAGTTCGCCGTCGACCCGCAGCATCGCGCGGCCGGGTTCGCACTGTACCTGGTGACGTCGCAGGGCATCAACGCGGTCGGTGCGGCGTTGTGGGGCATCGTCGCGTCGGCGGGCGGCGTCGGCACGGCGTTCGTCGCGGCCGGTGCGCTGTTCATCATCCTGGGCGCGGCGACGCGTCGCATCCCGCTCCCTTGGTCGCAGTGA
- a CDS encoding alpha/beta hydrolase has product MKDGTEIYYKDWGTGQPIVFSHGWPLNADAWEDQMFFLAHNGYRCVAHDRRGHGRSSQPLTGNDMDTYADDLAELVAHLDLRDAIHVGHSTGGGEVARYIARHGLSRVAKAVLISSVPPILLKSASNPDGVPIEVFDGMRKSVHDDRAQFFTDLSLPFYGFNRPGAKVSQGLRDSFFLAGMLAGMPGAYDCIKAFSETDQTEDLKMMTIPTLVIQGDDDQIVPIALASERQAKLIPNAELHLYKGAPHGLPSTHKDKLNEDLLAFVSGKVPAAV; this is encoded by the coding sequence GTGAAAGATGGCACAGAGATCTACTATAAGGACTGGGGTACCGGTCAGCCGATCGTGTTCAGCCACGGTTGGCCGCTCAACGCCGACGCCTGGGAAGACCAAATGTTCTTCCTCGCGCATAACGGATATCGGTGCGTCGCGCACGACCGGCGCGGTCATGGCCGCTCGAGTCAGCCGCTCACCGGGAACGACATGGACACCTACGCCGACGATCTCGCCGAGCTCGTCGCGCACCTCGACTTGCGAGACGCCATCCACGTCGGGCACTCGACCGGCGGTGGCGAAGTCGCGCGCTACATCGCGCGCCACGGGCTTTCACGAGTCGCCAAGGCGGTGCTGATCTCCTCGGTGCCCCCGATCTTGCTCAAATCGGCAAGCAACCCCGACGGCGTACCGATCGAGGTCTTCGACGGGATGCGCAAGAGCGTCCACGACGACCGCGCCCAGTTCTTCACGGACCTGAGCCTTCCGTTCTACGGCTTCAACCGACCGGGCGCAAAGGTCTCCCAGGGTCTGCGCGACTCGTTCTTCCTCGCGGGGATGCTGGCCGGGATGCCGGGGGCCTACGACTGCATCAAGGCCTTCTCGGAGACCGACCAGACCGAAGACCTCAAGATGATGACGATCCCGACCCTCGTCATCCAAGGCGACGACGATCAGATCGTCCCCATCGCGCTGGCCTCCGAGCGTCAAGCAAAGCTCATCCCCAACGCCGAGCTGCACCTCTACAAGGGCGCGCCCCACGGCCTCCCTTCGACGCACAAAGACAAGCTGAACGAAGACCTCTTGGCGTTCGTCAGCGGCAAAGTTCCCGCCGCCGTCTAA